The Malus domestica chromosome 17, GDT2T_hap1 genome contains the following window.
AGAGGGTTCATAACAGCATAAGATGATTAAGAGTCCCATTACTGAAGCAGATTTGCAAGAAGCAGGAGCTGGCAGTTCAAGTCGTGATGACGAAGCCAATAAAGTTTcatcaaaccctaatttatctCGTCCATCAACTCCATGGCTAAGGTTGAAGGACCCAAGGATTGTGCGTGTGTCCCGAGCTTTTGGAGGGAAGGACAGGCATAGCAAGGTTTGCACCATAAGAGGACTTCGAGATCGGCGGGTGAGGCTATCGGTACCTACTGCAATCCAATtgtatgatcttcaagaaaGGCTTGGTCTTAACCAGCCTAGCAAGGTTGTCGATTGGTTGCTTGATGCCGCAAAGCATGAAATCGATGAACTTCCTCCGCTGCCAATGCCATCACCTGGGAGTTTTGGTCTAAATCATCCATCATTAGGGCTCACTTCATCTCATGGTGACCAAACCAATGCTCATGCTCAGTTATCTCATAATCATAGTGGAGAAGGCCCTAGCAGTGGAATAGATAGATCAAATTTTTGGCCTACTGATTCGGATGCTCTTTGGCGAGCAAAGTCGAAAGAAATTGTAAGAGCCACAAGAAATGAGGACGAGGGAAATCAGAAAGATAATCTTGGAATATCAGATGATCAAGAACAAGCAGGCAATAATGTTGATGGTAATTCATCAAACACGTTCTTGAGAAGTAATACCAACCCTCCATTCTTTCCAGGTCTTCTGAATAGTTCTACGAATATGCCTTATGCTTATCATAATTGGGATCATTCTCATCAGACTTCAAATTTTCCACTATCTCAATTAGGAAGCCATGGATTCCAATCCCAAACTACAGATCTCCACAATTTCCTTAATGTTCTCTCGTTGCCATCCACATTGTCTTTATCAACGACACAATCTTATTTTCCTTCGCATAACACAGCGGCTACAGGAGAGCTGGATCCAAGACAATTCAACCACTTGCAAATGCTAAACTCTAGTAGTAGTACTAGTACTTCACAAAACCTATTGCCCAATTTTCTTTCTACACCAGCTCTATACCCTAGTAGCCAAACTCTGAGAGCACCCCATTTGAGTATGGTGACTAAGCTTGTGCATTCTTCAGACAACAATGGCAGTGGTCATCACCCAAATAAAAATCAGGAGCCTCCGTCTCGATGATGCGTAGCTGATGCTTTTAATTCAAAGACTCATGAAAGCCTAAGCTTGCTTTATGTCTCAGATTGGTCGTCTTTTGTAAATGGGAGCTAGGTTTAGTGCAGACAAAGGTACAAACACACATCGTACTTTACCGGGTTTAGTCGGTTTACTTAATGTCCATTTCAGATTAAAGATACCacatatgatttgatttcctacTTAATTTTGGTTTATATTATGCGACATTTGCatttaaattaaagtaaaaagAAAGAGTTTTCGAGCATAAATTTGATTGAAGCATTGTTAATGGTGTGAAGCTACATCGTACATtcattattcatttttaattgaaTCTTGTTAGTTAGATTTCGGGGTGTATGCTACGTTGTTAGTTAGAGACAAATACGTTTTTTATAACTAATTTATATGCCAATGGGAATGTGCGCCATGGCATTCTCTCCTTGGAAATGGTCTTATACAACTTCATGAGATTGTTCTCTGTAACTATCATTAATTTTTCTCTCTAACTAGCTAGCAACTGCAAACAAAGattatttaccaaaaaaaaaaaaataactgcAAACAAAGATTTAAAacccgagagagagagagagagagagagattgtaggAGGTGTGACCTGAAATGTGTCTAAGCTTgctttctttttaatttctgCTAGACATCAGGCAGGACTGCAAACATGAAAGGATGGAGTGAATGTAATAGTGTACGTTATTACCTGTTGAATAGGCTTCTGAAGAGAAGGAGgtaaagtgagagagagagattgtaggAGGTGTGACCTGAAATGTGTCTAAGCTTgctttctttttaatttctgCTAGACATCAGGCAGGACTGCAAACATGAAAGGATGGAGTGAATGTAATAGTGTACGTTATTACCAGTTGAATAGGCTTCTGAAGAGAAGGAGGTAAAGTAAGTACGAAGATAGCAGCCTGCaggctttaattaattaacgacCTAGAGTGAGGCGCATTATGAGAGGGATAGTTGAGAGCATAGCTAGTGTCAAAATCACATACACAAGATCCAACaacataattatatatatgtatgctaGTTATATAGCTAAGGGTTATGAGTGTTTTGTGTTGATTATTACCTATATGTTGGAGTACTAGTGCAGATAATTTGAATCTGGTATTAAAAGAatatcaattttaattttagttactTATACATATTGTTATTATCGCATACtgtctttgttttttgttgtaaGCGACTGAAGTGGTGTGCTTGAATATAACCAGTTTATATTTAACCCCATCTTGGTAGTTTCTAGTCCACCGTCAAGAAACAAGTAAAGTCCTTAACATGCAAGGCATTAATAAGAACCAAACTTGGCACAATCCTTTATAAAAGAAGTTTTATTACTTGTGGTGCAAGAACTCAATATACATACAATCTGTTCTAAAAACCTTTCTGTTGGCAGAAGCCAACGTACGTTTGATAATCAACAAACCAAAAGATTCACTAAGCCTCTTCAAAGGTCAAATTGTGAAGCCTATATATACCAACTGAGAAGGCATTTCCCTTTCTACAATACACTCGTGTATGAGATGCACTAGTGTTTGAACGGCTAGATTGAGATTgtcaaaatccaaagaaagtagagaaagaaaaagggtaTGCATAAACCATTCCATTTCTACAATAACTTGTGTATGAGATGCAGTGTCTGAACGGTTAGATTAAAATTCTCAAAATCGAACTATTCAATGCACTAGAATATAGGATCCACGGGTGCATTGTAGAATTTTCACCATAACACGATATACATGTTTGTGTATGAATTGGTTAGTTAAGATAAAGGCCTTCATCACGAGTGGATGAGCAGTACTGCAAGTAGTTAGAACTGCAAAAGCTTTATGTGTTGCCTCCCtgattaatttgttttacaTCGATATCATAGTTCAGTACTTTACAGGAGGTGCAGGACAGTGGTAGCACTGCTCCATGCAGATGTCGCATGATAACCAAGAAAAGAGGATTtaccaaacaaaacaaataaaattacaaaacctAGAGAAGTGAAGTCGATCTGGTCATTTCTGGCAAAGCAGtagtaaaagaaaaataactcgTACTTCCCGTTCTTTCTGTTCTTTCTATAGTTCCCGTGAATCCAAAACCATTCATACTTTTTGATCTTGTTTCGTCAATCTCGCGTCACTGGTCGTcaagttttgatttgttttttttcttttatcatagTTCACATCTTTCTACCCTAGTAGTGTTGGTGAGAATTTGAAGGCAAAATTGCAGTTTTTCCTCGGTACAACATGCATTGAGTGTCATTCCACAATTGACCGTCTTAGAACAAATTCAACCTTTTAATCCAACAATTTAAAAAACGTTGGCACTTAGTGCTTGTAGGTAccgaaaaaaaatcaacaaaattggCTTTATTAACAATTGTTCAAACGACTTAAAATTGGTGGCTAATGATTCCGGAATTTGATCCAACTAGCTTACAAAAACGTCAGCACTTAGTGCGTGTGGCTTTATCAACAATCAGAGCACAAATTAGTCGATGATCAAATGAGTTATGAATTTATTAAAATGATTTCCGCACTCATCTTTCTTTATCCTATATTTTTGGTTGACAGGTTGAATAAATAACAAAAACGATGAGAAAGAACGCAGGAGGATAAAATGAGAGCGAAAATTAGTACTCAATTTATTTAATGGCAGCTTTTTATGAGTAAAAACAAGTAATTAGAAAACTCATCAACAAGAACGAAACTCATAAAAAAACGACAAGTCGTACAAAagcctctctctccctctctctctcccgttcGATTCCCTTCTTCTCGTTCGCAAGTATTGACAAACTTGAAAGCTCCCAAACTCCCATTCAAGATTCAACGTCCCTCTCGATCCAGAGGTTTTTCTAGGGTTTAGCCCAATCCCAAACTTCaacctctctcttttttttgcttttgctcgTTCGCAAATCGGATCGAATGGTGGTACGAGAGCCGCCGTATCTCTGAGCTCAGCCTCTGCTCGCCGGTGATTCTATTGGATCGTAAAAGCGTGGATTTCACCGGTAAGCCTCCGCCTCAAAGTTTCGCTCTTTCTTTCGCTTCCGCCTATTTTTCAACTCCGTTGGTTTGATTTCAATTCCTAGTTAGAAGTTTCAGGGTTTGCTTTTCTGCTCGAGAAAGCTCCAGAAAATTAAGCTTTGATCCATTTGGTTTCTTTATCTatttccaattttttaaataatttgcaACGGCTGGTAGTTCCATTGATTGAAAGCTCCCTTTTGCTGAGAAAAGATTTCCTAAACGAAacgaaaaaaaaagtcaaatcttTGTATCAGGACCAGCTCAGTGAAgttctttttccatttttcgTATTTGTATTCGGGTTTTCTTGTCTGTGTAGGGATAAGTTTTTTCCTATTTTGAATCTTATGTTGTTTTTACTTGCATTTTCGTAGGGAAAGACGGAGGCATCGATGATTTATTGCGGGTAGATAATGTGGGTTTAAGAGGACTTTCACCAAGAATGTTGGTTTTGAATGTACTGCTTTGGGTGGCCTGATATGAGGGGTTGAATATGACCAATGGGGGTGGGGAGAGTGGAAGAGAGCATGAACAACACAATAGAATGCAGAGCATATCGAGCGGTGATGAATTTGCAAAATCAATTGCGAAGATTGCTGTAGTGCAAGTATGTGAGATAGTGGGGTTTCAGACATTCCAGTTGTCTGCTCTCGAAACACTCTCTGATGTTGCTGTTCAGTACATTCATAACATCGGGAAGACTGCGCATTTATATGCTAATTTAGCTGGAAGAGTGGAATGTAATGTTTTTGATATCATTCAAGGGTTGGAAGATTTGGGCGTGGTGCAGGGATTTATAGGTGCTTCAGACGTTGATCATTGTCTTGCAAGTTCGGGGACGGTTAGGGAAATTGCTCAGTATGTTGCTGAAACTGAGCATATTCCATTTGCCTACTCTATTCCTCAATTCCCAGTTGTTAAGGACCGAAAGCTGACTCCTAGTTTTTGGCAAAGAGGGGTAGAGACGCCTGGAGAGCATATACCTAGTTGGTTGCCTGCTTTTCCTGAATCCCATACATATGCTCAGTCACCAATATCCAATGAGAGAGCTATAGAACCTCACACTGATATGATTGAGCAAGAAAAACAACAGAGAAATGTGGAGCGGTCTCTGTACAATTTGCAGCGGAGGCTTTTATACAATGGGTTGGAGGGACCTTCTGTTGGCCCTGAAGATGCTGATAAGGCAAAACAAGCAAGAGAAAGTAACCCTTTTCTTGCTACACCTCTGCAATATGGGGAGACAGAAATATCTCATGTTGCTCTTCCAGCTAAACTTTCAAGTGAAGCCACAGCACGAATTGTTGTTGCTGAGAACCATGTCCTGAATCAGTCTTCACTGCTGGAGACCTTTGCTCCAGCTATTGAAGCAGTGAAGAGTGGATCGTGTGAATCAGAGGAGGGGGGGAAAGAGATTCTTTTGAGCAGGAGACCAATTGTGCAATTTAAGGTTGGAACCGCGAAGAAGTCCTTTGATACTAGGTTTCATTTGAGCCCACAAAACAAGGGTTTTCAGAAAACTGATTCCTGGTTTGaaagagaaaatgagaaggatgTAAAGAAAAGGAGGGCTGAGAAGATTCTGAAGGATTCCATGGAAAACCAAGAGGAGCTTGCGGAGTTGTAAATTAGGTTGTTTTTCGACTAGAATTCGTACACTTGTTTTAGGATACTAGCAGTGGAAGCGGGCTCGCATGGTGTTGTCTGCATCTGGACATTGTAGAATGGATATTACACAATTCTGGAGGGAATTTTCCCACTTTAACAAGTTTAAAGGTATGTTAGTGTCAGTTGCAGTGATACACCCAGTTAATGATTATTTCTAATTcaaattcttttgttttcgTTATTTAGTGGTTCTACTCTGAATGCGCGCACAAGTATTATTCCTCATCTGTTGTGTACTTTGTTGCTATATCAATATGTAAACGGAAGAGAGTCAAATTTATGTTTAGTTTCATAATTATAGACTAATAAAAGGTTAATGTGTTTTCCAGTTCAATAAATTGTGCATAACTGGAACAAGAAATTGGAAGGGAAATATGCATACACCATAATTGTATTATAGATCTATGTCCTCTATCAAAGGTTTACATGTTAGAGAATAGCTGAAATTTTACCAGTAGTTATTTGTGGCTTTACAGAAGATAAAACTAAAGGATTATTGTGAAATGTATATAAAATACTCCCCCCTCTCCTGTTCTTTCCAACCAAAgctggaaaagaaaaacaaaagaagaaaaggacaTCAAGGAAACAATTAAGACTTAGAACAATtcttttagaagaaaaaaatcaatGTTATCAACTGCTCCTTGGCAAGCCTGCAATACCTACCAGACTAATTATGCAAACCAGCTACGTCACCACCGCTCAAAACTTCAGAAATGATGCTTCACAAACTACCTTCCTCGTCATCCAAGCGGCAGTTTGAGTTTTTGAAATCAATGTTAGCACAGCCCCTTCCCAGAAAACAGTTGCCTGCAATGCCCACCAGACCAACCATGCAGgctaattgaatcaccattcacaatttcatttatcaaatctTTAAAGATCAATCGCTCAACATCCAACACTACACCTGGAATTTCACTGTCACACTCTGTCCAATTCTTTGCTTGATCCGTGAAATCTTCCAACAAGATGTTTCTCAAACTTTCATCCTCGTCATCCAGGCTGCCATTCAAGTTCTTTCTTTGTAGCTGATCAACCTCTGAACACAATTCTTTCAGAAGCTGCTGGCTTCTTGGTTCCCAATCTGCCAGCTTGTGTGGTGGGAACCACTGCTTCAAAGAATCTTCCACCACTAGTTTTTGAACAAGGAATTCATTAATGACCTCAAATACTAGTTTTCTTTGAAGTTTCTCATCAGGTTTGGGCTGGAGATCAGAAGGCATTGTATTTGTTCTGATATCTTCCAGTGCAAGGAACAAATTAGGGTTGATCAGGTGGTCTGATGTGTGGAGCTCACTGGTTGTCCAGGGAGATTCGAGATATTCCAGAATACCTGATGCCAGCAATATTTCTGAAATGTACATGTGGTCTGGATTTGTACTGTCACAGAGGGGACCAGTGATGGGGTCCTCGTGTGTCCTGCTCATGCATCGATGATTCTGAATCAGGTTCTCTAATCTTTTATGATCAATTTCTGCCCCAGGACTGGGCATTGTGTTGTTGGATAACAGAGATTGGTTCATTGGGTCATACCCTACTATATCCAAAATTTGTGCTTCATCGTCTGCAGCAAGAAATTTGAGGAAATTTAGTATAAACGAGTCTTGCATTCTATACCACATATAAGGGATCAGTTGCACAAGAACTATACCTTTGAAGGCATTTGATATCTTCTTCACTGGAGATGGTGAGTCATCCCGATAGAATGTAGAATCAAGAACAGAGACAGGGCTTGGTTGTTCAGAGGAAGCTTTCCTAGTTTCTGCCGTTGACCTATCATCAATCAACCCCACTGCTGGGTGCTGTGGGA
Protein-coding sequences here:
- the LOC103404631 gene encoding transcription factor TCP13, which produces MIKSPITEADLQEAGAGSSSRDDEANKVSSNPNLSRPSTPWLRLKDPRIVRVSRAFGGKDRHSKVCTIRGLRDRRVRLSVPTAIQLYDLQERLGLNQPSKVVDWLLDAAKHEIDELPPLPMPSPGSFGLNHPSLGLTSSHGDQTNAHAQLSHNHSGEGPSSGIDRSNFWPTDSDALWRAKSKEIVRATRNEDEGNQKDNLGISDDQEQAGNNVDGNSSNTFLRSNTNPPFFPGLLNSSTNMPYAYHNWDHSHQTSNFPLSQLGSHGFQSQTTDLHNFLNVLSLPSTLSLSTTQSYFPSHNTAATGELDPRQFNHLQMLNSSSSTSTSQNLLPNFLSTPALYPSSQTLRAPHLSMVTKLVHSSDNNGSGHHPNKNQEPPSR
- the LOC103404632 gene encoding transcription initiation factor TFIID subunit 8; the protein is MTNGGGESGREHEQHNRMQSISSGDEFAKSIAKIAVVQVCEIVGFQTFQLSALETLSDVAVQYIHNIGKTAHLYANLAGRVECNVFDIIQGLEDLGVVQGFIGASDVDHCLASSGTVREIAQYVAETEHIPFAYSIPQFPVVKDRKLTPSFWQRGVETPGEHIPSWLPAFPESHTYAQSPISNERAIEPHTDMIEQEKQQRNVERSLYNLQRRLLYNGLEGPSVGPEDADKAKQARESNPFLATPLQYGETEISHVALPAKLSSEATARIVVAENHVLNQSSLLETFAPAIEAVKSGSCESEEGGKEILLSRRPIVQFKVGTAKKSFDTRFHLSPQNKGFQKTDSWFERENEKDVKKRRAEKILKDSMENQEELAEL